The genomic region CAATTACACCAGCTACCGTAATTACACCAGCTACCAGCCCAGCACAACCTACAACTACTATCGGTACAACTACAACCCTACTAGCTACAGCAACTATACCAACTATACTAAGTACAACAACTACAGCAACTACACCAATTACCAAAAACCGAATTACAGCACTCCCAGTCAACCGAACAGTACTCCTTCCCAGCCCAGCACCCAAACTACCGGTAATGTAAACACCGCTGATGAACAGGCTATGTTAAACCTGATTAATAAGGAACGGGTGGCTAATGGTTTACAGCCCCTGACCGCCGATGCTAAATTAACCGAGGTAGCCCGGCTGAAGGCTAAGGATATGATTGCTAACAACTATTTCGGTCACACTTCACCTACCTATGGTTCGCCCTTTGATATGATGAAGGCCAATGGTATTACCTACACTTACGCCGGTGAGAACTTGGCCGGGGCGCCGGATGTAAATACCGCCCACACCAATTTAATGAACTCCCCCAGCCACAAAGCTAATATTTTAAAGCCCGAGTATACCAAAGTAGGTATCGGGGTAGTAGAGGGCGGTCCTTACGGCAAGATGTTTGTACAAGAATTTATTGGTTAATTATTTAGTTAAAGGCACCTGTGCAAAAGCAGGTGCCTTTTGTTTTAGATGGTTAGTTTAAATTCATCTTCTTATTTTCCAGTTTTAATAAGTAAGCAGCGGCCAGCATTTTAGCGTTAATAACATCCGGACTTTGCTTTTGTATAATCGCCATCTGATCCTTAACCTGACAGTTACCCCGGACACATTGAAACAACTCATCACTGATAGTCTGCATGCTTTCTTGTTTTTCTGCAAAACTAATGGCCGAGGAAAGCACATCCCGGATCACATTATTTTGCACTTTCGGATCCAGACCGACCGGCAAATTTACATTTAATCCCCGGTAAATATCAATCAGCGCCACTAAAATATACTGCTCCAATGAAGGAGATTGATTATTTGCATTGGCCAAGTCAAACCACCCCCGCAAACTTTAACTTCAGTTTAACATGATTGCAGGCAAAGAAAAAGTAAATGAATAACTGTTTAATCCCTGGCATAGCGGGCAGAATAAAATAAATCACCGTTAACAAAGGGGGGGTTTACGTGACATTACCACAAGGTATGCGTGCTTTGCTGGCTTATTTTCCCTCCAGCACCAAAGCTCAAGCGGCCATGGAGGAGCTAAAAAGTATGGGTATCAGTGATGTTTCCCTGGACAGAGTTTCCCGGTATGGTACCACAACCAATGCTGCCCTGAATAACCCGCGCAACGATGCTCAGTCCATAACCGGGTTAACTTTATTTTCTAATAATTCTTTGAGCAGTGATGCCAGCGTCCTTCAGGCAGCCGATCCGGCGGTCAGCGGCATGGCATCTAGAGGGTATGGTCTGGCCGGGGGACATGCTTTTTTAGTTACCGCGGTAACAACTGATGAAATGGGCGAAAGAGCTGCCCGTGTGCTGGAAAAGCACGGCGGGTCGCTATAACACTCTTCTAATCCAGGAGGTGTCAAGGTGGAAAAGGGCCAAGTAAGAGATCTGGTTGAAGCCACCGCCCCGCGGGAGGATTTCAGTGGTAACAGCTTTACCAATGTGCAGCTGGACACTTTTCGATCTCGGTACATTGATACCTACGATGAGGCCCTGGACTTACTGGAAGATCACGACATCACCGTTAGAAGAAGTGGTAAATACAAATGGAAAGACCGCTAAGACGGTCTTTCCGAATTTATAGGGATAAACACCTTTTATCAACCTAGTTTTTGTCATTTTTAGTGTATTTATAGTTATACTGAAATTAAAAAAAGGTTGGATTTTTCTTATTTTGGTTAAACTGGGATTGAAGACTTTCGGATGGTGGAGGTACTATTTTAAATGAAGAAAGTAGTCAGTGTCAGTCTTGGTTCATCTAAGCGTAATCACACTGTACAAGTGGAACTGCTGGGTGAAAACTTTTCCATTAGTCGCATCGGAACTGATGGGGATATAAATAAAGCCATAAAAATGATTCAACAATTGGATGGAAACGTTGATGCCATTGGCTTAGGGGGTATTGATGTTTACTTATACGCCTGCCACAATCGCTACGTGATTAAAGACGGCATGCGCATGCTGAAAGCCGCCAAAGTGACACCCGTAGTGGATGGCAGCGGTTTGAAAAACACCCTGGAAAGGCAAGCAGTGGCGTACTTAGCCGAACAGGGTCTGCTTACCCGAGGCAGTAAAGTGCTAATGGTCAGTGCCATGGATCGGTTTGGCATGGCCGAAGCCATGGACAATATTGGTTGCCAGCTAATCCTAGGGGACGCCATGTTTGCCCTGGGTATACCATTCCCAATTTATAGCCTGGAAAAACTACAGCGCATTGCAAGTAAAATTATGCCCATCATTTCCCGACTTCCCTTTACCATGATTTACCCAACCGGGTCCAAACAAGATAAACAATCCCGGCTTAGGGCAACCAAGTTTGCCAGTTACTATCACCATGCCGAGGTAATAGCCGGGGATTATCATTTTATTCATAAGTACTTACCGGAAAAACTCAACGGCCAGATGATTATTACCAACACCATCACCGCCGCGGACGTGGAACTTTTGATGGAGCGGGGAGCGGCAATGCTGGTTACCACCACCCCGGAATTTCAGGGGCGCACCTTTGGTACTAATGTGATGGAGGCAGTTTTCCTGGCTCTGCTGGGTAAAAGATGGGATGAGGCTACGCCGGAAGATTATGCCGCCTTGTTGCAACAGCTAAACTGGCAGCCTAAAATAATCAAGCTAAAAAAGGAGATAAATGCTCAAGTACAAGAAAGCCCCGCACCATAAGGTGCAGGGCTTTTTAATACCCCCCAAACCTAAATATAGCCCAACAAACCCCAATAACAAAACAAACTGAGAGTAGCGAGAGCGAAGCGTTGGAAATGCCGGGCTGCCCAAAACCCACTTTGTAAAGCTATAGTCCTAAGGCTTGATACATAACCTCATTTACCTGGTTATCCATTGGCAAGCCGTTGGCCTTACGGAATTTTTTCACCGCCTGCTCCATCTGGTAACCAAAAATACCGTCAACTTCAGCCTTATAATAACCCAGTCGCTTCAGGGTGCGCTGTACTTCGTACACATCGGCCCCCCGGTCCCCCTGTACCAGTATCTTGTGATCCTGGCCTGGGACACCAAAGGGACTGCCCACAATGTACACCGGAGTTCCCTTGGGCACCCAGGGGTAAAGCTCTTCAACGCTGGAATTATGCATCCTGATACAGCCATGGCTGGCGTAAGTACCAATGGAAAAGGGTTTGTTGGTACCGTGAATACCATAAATACCCCATGGTACATTAAGGCCTAACCACCTGGTACCAAACCCGTCACCCCAGTTGATGGCTTTATGTGCCACTTGCCAGCTGCCCACCGGGGATGGGGTTTCCGGGGCGCCGCAGGCAATATTAAACTGCTTATAAGGTTTGCCATCAGCCATTACGGTCAGTTTTCTTTTGGTAGTATCTATTATCAAAGCAATTTGTCCGGTGGGGGGTGGCAATGTTTCAGACTTAGTTACCGGTAATTCGATTTGGCGGGCCATTTGATACCAGGTTGGCTCGTCTACCACCCCGTCTGCTTTTAACCGGTGATCGGCCTGAAACTGTTGTACTGCCTTTTGGGTCAAGAAATCGTAAATTCCATTGATGGGACCCTGGTAATAACCGAGCACTTGTAATTCCAGTTGCAGGTTTTTAACATCTTCCCCTTGCATCAAGGGGCTGGCTAACTTCAGTGTGCGATCCGTATCATCATTAAAAGGACAGGTTTGCACTGTGGCGCCGGCTGGGTTTACCCCAAGCAAAAGGATAATTAAACAACTCAAAATAAAGATCAGTAAAATTTGGCGGCACCTGATCATGTAATCCCTCCTGTACTTGGAAAAACCTCAAGTCATAATATTTACCTAATTGTGCTTTACTATCCGCTGTATCATGGAAAATCCTTTTAGCAAGGTATAAAAAAGTTGAATAAATTCCAGCTTAAAAGAAGGAAGTATTTCCAAAATAGGAGAAACAAAAACAACTGTATGGAATAAAATATGTATTTAAGCTTAACTAGGGGGTTGGCCTTTTGGTTGAAGAAAAAAAACAACTAACATTAGTGTTGGGAGTTATTGGCGCGGATGTTCACGCCGTGGGCAATCGCATTTTAGAATACGCTTTTACCGAGGCCGGATTTAAGGTGGTTAACATCGGCGTGATGGCCTCCCAGGAGGAATTCATCAACGCTGCGGTGGAGACCAATGCGGATGCCATTTTAGTGTCTTCTCTGTACGGTCATGGTGAGATTGACTGCCGGGGGCTGCGGGAGAAGGCCATTGAGGCCGGCATCGGCGATATCAAGATGTATGTGGGCGGCAACCTGGTGGTGGGTAAGCAGGATTGGGACGATGTGAAGCAAAGATTTCTTAAGATGGGTTTTGACCGGGCCTATCCGCCGGGCACGATGCCTCAGGAAGCCATTGATGATATTTTAGAGGATTTTGGTTTGAAACAAAAATGTTAGGGGGGACCGGTATGGAACTGGCCCTGTTGATTGACTTCGGCAGTACCTATACTAAGGTGACTGCTGTTGACGTGGAAGCCGCGGAGATTATTGCCACGGCCAGGGGTATCACCACCGTGGATACTAATATAGTGGATGGCTTAGAGCAGGCCCTGGGGCAAATGAAAACTCACTTTCCCCTGGGATTGCCGGAGTTTCAACACCGCCTGGCCTGCAGCAGTGCTGCCGGGGGCTTGCGCATGGTGGCCATTGGCCTGGTGCAAGAGCTGACCGTCGAGGCAGCCCGGCAGGCTGCTTTGGGGGCCGGGGCCAGGGTACTGGGAGTATATGCGCACCAGTTAAGCAAAGCGGAAGTAGCAGAAATAGACGCCACCTGCCCGGATATTATCCTGCTGGCCGGCGGCACCGATGGCGGCAACCGGGATGTAATCCTGCACAATGCCCGTATGCTGGCCGGTGCCAAATGCGGTGAGACGGTTATTGTGGCCGGTAACAAATCTGCAGCGGAGGAAGTGCGGGATATCCTGGTGCAGGCTGGTAAAGATGTGCGGGTAACGGAAAATGTGCTGCCGGAACTAAATAAATTAAACGTAGACCCGGCCCGTCAAACCATCCGGGAAACCTTTTTGGAAAAAATCGTCGAGGCCAAGGGTTTAAGCAAAGCCGAAAGTTATATTCAAGGGGTGTTAATGCCCACTCCGATGGCGGTGCTCAATGCTGCCAGGCTGTTGGCCCAGGGCACGGATGAGGAAAAGGGCTGGGGCGATTTGATGCTGGTGGATATCGGCGGTGCCACTACCGATGTGCATTCAATCGGGGACGGGTTCCCCACCAAATCAGGGGTGACCTTTAAGGGGCTGCCGGAACCCTATGCCAAACGGACGGTGGAAGGGGATTTAGGCATGCGGGTCAGTGCCCTGTCCCTGCTGGAGTCAGTGGGTGCCCATAAATTGGCTGCCCTGACGGGACTGAGTCAGCAAGACGTAACGGACTACTGCCATTATGTACACGATAATGTGGAGGCACTGCCGACCGGTGAGGACCAGTGGAAAATTGAAACGGCCATGGCTCGCATGGCCACCGAACTGGCGGTGGAGCGGCACGTGGGCAGCCTGGAAAATATATGGACACCGATGGGGGCTGCCTATGTGCAACATGGCAAAGACCTGACCCAGGTTCCTTATATCATTGGTACGGGGGGCGTCATTGTCAATCACCCCCGGCCGGGCGATATATTGGCCGGGGCGCTGTTTAAACCGGAGCAACCCACCGTCTTGCGGCCGCAAAGGCCCAAGATGATGCTGGATAAGGAATATATTCTGGCCGCCGTGGGACTGTTGGCCGAGGTAAGGCCCACAGCCGCCCTGCGACTGGTTAAAAAATATTTAGTAGAAATCAATGAGGAGTGAAACACTTGCAACTGGCCAATAAAAAACTAGATTGGGATCAGTTTTTACAAATCCGTCAGGAAGTTATAAATTCCTGGCCTACCGGGCAGGAAGTGGATTTAGCCGATGGGGTAGCCTACCAGGCCCAGCTGCCGGCCAAACTTCGGTTTGCGGAAAAGCTGGAGCAAGCCAAGCAGGAGGGCATCACCCTGGCCCAGCCCAGGGCAGGGGTGGCCTTGGTGCATGAACATATCGAATTATTACGTTATCTGGTGGATGAAGGGGGGGCAGACCTGCTGCCCACCACCATTGACAGCTATACCCGGCAAAACAGGTATAACGAGGCCCAGGCCGGTATTGAGGAAAGCCGCGCGGTGGGCCGCTCCATGCTTAACGGGTTCCCGGCCGTAAACCACGGGTTGGCTGCTTGCCGCCAGGTGGTGGAAGCTATGTCGGTGCCGGTGCAGGTACGGCACGGCACGCCGGATGCCCGGCTGCTGGCGGAAATTACCCTGGCCGGGGGATTTACCGCCTATGAGGGCGGGGGTATTTCCTATAACATCCCCTACGCCAAAGATGTGCCCTTGGAGCGGTCCATTCGGGACTGGCAGTATGTGGACCGGCTGGTGGGCTATTATGAGGAACAGGGCATTTCCATTAACCGGGAGCCCTTTGGACCGCTGACCGGCACTCTGGTGCCACCCAGCATTTCCCATAGTGTGGCCATTGTGGAGGCGCTGCTGGCGGCAGAACAGGGAGTGCGCAGCATCACCGTCGGCTACGGCCAGTGTGGTAACCTGATCCAGGATGTGGCGGCCATCCGCTCCCTGGAGGAACTGGCAGAGGAATATTTGAATCGTTTTGGTTATCAAGATGTGGTGCTCACCACCGTTTTCCACCAGTGGATGGGTGGTTTTCCTCAGGATGAAAGCAAGGCCTTCGGGGTTATCAGCTGGGGAGCAGCCACAGCCGCCCTGGCCAAGGCCACCAAGGTGATTGTTAAAACCCCTCACGAAGCCATGGGGGTACCGACAAAAGAAGCCAATGCCGCCGGTATCAGGGCCACCAAACAGGTGCTGAATATGCTTAAAGATCAGACCATGCCGGAGACCAAAGAATTGGCGGCCGAAGTAGAATTAATCAAAGCCGAGACCAGGTCTATCTTAGACCGGCTGCTGGAATTCGGCGAAGGGGATGTGGCCGTGGGTACCGTGCGGGCCTTCCAGGCCGGCATCATTGATGTGCCCTTTGCCCCCAGCCGCTACAATGCCGGAAAAATTCTGCCGGCCCGGGATTACCGGGGGGCGGTCAGGTTATTGGATTTTGGTAATCTACCCTTTAGCGAAGAAATAAAAGATGTGCACCGGGAAAAAATAGGCCAAAGGGGTAAGCTGGAAGGAAGAGATCCCAGCTTCCAGATGGTTATTGATGATATTTATGCCATCGGTAAGGGTATGCTGGTAGGTAAGCCGCGCTGATAGAGAAGTGAGAGGTTAGAGGATAGAAGCAGAGGTTAGCAGCAAGATAAAGGAGGCAATTATGAAAATCACTGGTGCTGCTGTTTCGCCGGGACTTACCGGCTTTTACTTTGACGACCAAAAGGCCATTAAGATGGGACGGGAGCATGACGGTTTTGCCTATCTGGGGCAACCGGCCACCCCGGGCTTTAGCTCTGTGCGCCAGCGGGGCGAGTCAATTTCCGTCATGCTGATACTGGAAAACGGCTCCGTGGCTTACGGGGATTGTGCCGCGGTGCAATATTCCGGGGCCGGCGGGCGGGACCCGCTGTTCCTGGCCGCTGATTTCATTCCTGTGTTGGAAAAAGAGGTGCTGCCTAGACTGGTGGGACGGGATATTACCGGCTTCCGGCAATTGGCAGAGGAATTTGATCATCTGAAGCACCCGGACGGCAGCCGTTTCCATACCGCCCTGCGCTATGGTATCACCCAGGCCCTGCTGGATGCCGCTGCCCGGGCCGCCGGCTGCACCATGGCCGAAGTGGTGGCCAAAGAATATAACTGTACCCTGGTGGACCGGCAAGTACCCATTTTCTGCCAAACCGGGGACGATCGTTATACCAACGCTGATAAAATCATTATTAAACGGGCGGACGTATTACCCCACGGGTTAATTAATAATGTGGAGGAAAAGCTGGGCCGCCGCGGGGAAAAACTGCTGGAGTATGTGTCCTGGCTGAAGGACCGGGCCATCCGGTTAGGCGGTGAAAATTACCGGCCTGTTTTACATATCGATGTTTACGGCACCATCGGACAAGCTTTTGATGATCACACCGACCGCATGGCCGATTACCTGGCGCAAATTGAGCATGCAGCTTACCCCTTCCACATCCGTATTGAGGGGCCGATGGACCGGGGCAGTAAGCCGGCCCAGATTGAGGCCCTGGCTGAACTGCGGCAGACCTTAAAGCGCCGGGGCATTAAGGTAGAAATAGTGGCCGATGAGTGGTGTAACACACTGGAGGATATCCGGGAATTTGTGGATGCCGGGGCCGGGGATATGGTGCAAATCAAAACCCCGGATTTAGGCGGTATCAATAACACCATTGAAGCTATCCTTTATGCCAAGGAACGGGGCATTGGCGCCTACCTGGGTGGCACCTGCAACGAAACCGACCGCTCGGCTCAGGTTTGTGTGCATATCGGTATTGCCACCCAGCCGGATCAAATGCTGGCCAAACCCGGCATGGGTGTGGACGAGGGCCTGATGATCGTCTATAACGAAATGAACCGTACCCTGGCACTGCTCAGGGCCAGAGGGGTTGTGTAAGCCACCATGCAGAAAGTAGGAATGACCACCACCATCCCGGTGGAGGTGGTGTATGCTGCCGGTTGTATCCCGGTGGATTTAAATAATATCTTCATTACTCACGAAGATCCCCGGGGATTGGTGGAGGAAGCAGAAACGGCGGGTTATCCCCGCAACCTGTGTGCCTGGATTAAAGGCCTTTATTCTACCACCCTGCAAAATAAAGATATTAAGACCATTGTGGCGGTGACCCAGGGGGACTGCAGCAATACCCATGCCCTGATGGAGACCCTGGAGATGGCCGGGATCAGGGTGATCCCCTTTGCCTTTCCCTTTGACCGGGATTATGATTTGCTAAAACTGCAAATTGAAAAATTAATGGATGCTTTGGGTACCACCTGGGACGAGGTTTATCGGGTGAAGGCCAGGTTAGACCAAATCCGGGCCAAGGTGCAGGAACTGGACCGGCTCACCTGGCAAGGGGACCGGGTGAAAGGTTGGGACAATCACTTATTTCAAGTAAGCTGCAGTGATTTTGACGGCAACCCGGACGCCTTTGAACAGCGGATAGACGCCTACCTGGCGGAACTGCCCCAAAAGGAGCCCATTAAAGCGGATTTAAGAATTGCCTATATTGGCGTACCACCCATTGTTGACGATCTGTACGACTACCTGGAAGAACGGGGGGCCCGGGTGGTCTTTAATGAAGTGCAGCGGCAGTTTGTCATGCCTTTTGGTATAGATGATCTGGTGGAACAATACCGTACCTACAGCTACCCCTATGGTATTTTCTACCGGTTGGAAGATATCAGCCGGGAAGTGGAAAAACGGCAGGTGGATGGTATTATCCACTACGCCCAAAGTTTTTGCTACCGGCAGATCGAAGATATGATTGTGCGGCAGAAGCTTAGGAAATACCCCATCCTGACCCTGGAAGGGGATAAACCCAGCAAGCTGGATGCCCGCACCCGCATGCGGCTGGACGCCTTTGTGGAGATGTTGAGGTGATACTTAGTGATTTGTGGCATTGATTTAGGCAGCCGCAGCGTCAAGGTGGCTCTGATGGCCCCGGACGGCAGCCTGACCTTTCATAAATTTGATACTGTTTCCTTCTACCGGCAGCATGGCCGCATGGTGGAGGGGCAGTTGCAAGTGGATCTGGCCGCCCTGGGCCTGGGGGTACCGGAAAAGGTGGTGGCCACCGGCTACGGTCGGCAGACCATTAACCTGAAGGGAGCGGAAGTAATTCCCGAACTGAAGGCCCATGTGCTGGGGGCCGTCCACCAGACCGGACTCACCGACTTTACCCTGCTGGATCTGGGGGGGCAGGACAGTAAAGTGGTGCTGGTGTCCCGGGGTAAGATGGTGGACTTCCAAACCAACGACAAATGTGCCGCCAGCACCGGCCGTTACCTGGAAAATATGGCCGCGGTGCTGGATATTGATTTGGCCGAACTGTCCCGTCATTACCGGAACCCGGTGGACTTAAGCTCCACCTGTGCCATTTTTGGTGAAACGGAGTTAATTGGTAAAGTGGTGGAAGGACACCCCGTTGCCAATCTGGCCGCCGGAGTAAACTACACCATTTTCAAACGGATTAAACCCATGCTGCATAAACTGTTAACAGACACCATTGTCTTCACCGGTGGGGTGGCCCACAATCAGGCCCTGGTGAAAATTTTAGAACAGGAGATGCAAGTACCGGTGGTGGTGCCGGAGTATCCCCAGTATAACGGCGCCATCGGCTGCTGTGTAGCGGGCAGCTAGCAGCGAAAGGCGGGTCAGCCGTCAGCTGTCAGCTGTCAGCCATCAGCTTTCAGTCTTAGGGGTCATCCTTAAGGCTCTGTTGCTAGACTAATAGGTATTTCTTAAAGGTCCTGTTGCTGGACTAATGGGTATTTCTCAAGGGTCCTGTTACAGGACCAGAGAGGAATACAGTATAAGTCCAACAACAGGACTAAAGAGAAATGCAGAATAAGTCAAATAGCCAACAGCTTGACCCCAAAGAAAAACCCCAAAGAAACCAGAGGTGACGCCATTGCAACTAACTGTACTAGGCTGCTGGGCGCCTTATCCCAGATGCAGCGGGGCCTGCTCCGGCTATCTGCTGCAGGAGGACGGCCGCAGCCTGCTGATCGAAACAGGCAACGGAGTAATCAGCCGGATGCTGCAGCATATAGATATTCAGGATTTGGATGCGGTCATCATCAGCCACTTGCACCCGGATCACGTCATGGATATTTATTGCCTGCGCCACGCCATTGAAGCTGCCAACCGGGAGGGGCGCATGGAAAAGCTGGTGCCTTTATACCTGCCCACCGGTCCGGCGGAGGAATTTAACCGTATCAAAGAATTTACCAAAGCCTTTCATATCCATGTCATAGATGAATTGCCAGAGCCCAAAGAGGTAGTAATTGACGGGTTTAAGGTAAAATTTGTACCAGGTAAACATAACCTGCCGGCTTACAGTATGTCCATTGAAGGAAGTAAACGTTTGGTCTACTCGGGAGATACCGCCTATAATCCGGAACTGGTTAAACTGGCTAATAACGCGGACCTGTTTCTGTGTGAGGCCAGCGGCTTGGAAAAAGATGCGGCGTATCTGAAGGAAAATCACCTGACCGCCCGCCAGGCCGGGGAACTGGCCAAAACAGCCGGCGTGAAAAGATTTATGATTACCCACTTTTACCCGGAATATGTGCTGACAGAATTGCAGCAACAGGCTGCCGAAGGCTTTGGCGGTCCGGTGGAACTGGCCCGAGAGGGGTATACTTTAGATATTTAGAGGGGGAGAAGTAATTGGCGGTGTCCCTTATTCACGAATACCTGATGCATGCGGTTTACTTTGCACCCAGGGGGCGTCATCGCTTGTTGGCGCTGGGGGGGAGTCTGGCGCACCGCTATTTAAGTCCGGAGGATCACTTGATTGGCCTGGTGGGGGATGCCGGAGCCGGCAAATCGCTGTTAATCCGGGGCATGTTCCCGGGTTTGGAGCTCACCAATGATGACGACGGCATTAACGTGCGTCCCCTGCCGCTGCTGGATGATGCTGACAAAAAGCATTTTCGGGCCCGCACCTACCACCTGGATGCACGGTTTGAAATGGCCTTTACCCAGCCCTGGGCCATTGTGGAGGCTGTTAAGGAGGCCATTAAGCATGACCGGCGGGTGATCATCGAGCATTTTGACTTGCTTTATCCCATGCTTCAGATGAATGCGCAAATTCTCATCGGTATCGGGGAAGAAGTGATTGTTACCCGGCCCAACATCTTCGGTCCGGAACCCCAGGAAATTGCTGATATCGTGTTTGAATCCCTGATTTACCGCAAGATGGCCCATACTGCCGAGGATATTACCTCGATGGTGCTGGAGCATGAGCTTGGTCTGAAAAAACCGAAGGTACATAGCGACATCAAGCATGGTTTTGTACTGGAATTTGATGAAAAGCCTGACATTGATCTGGAAGCTTTGGAAAAAAGAGTACAGGAAATAATAAAAAAGGATATCTGTATTTACTACCATGACGAAGAACATATTAAGGTGGGAGAGGGCATCTTTGGCTGTACCGGCCCTCGGCTGCATGTGAAGAAAACCAGTGAAATTACTAACTTCCGGTTGGTAAAGAAGTTTATGTGGGATCCAATTGAAGAATTGTATGTACTGGCGGGCCTGGTGGGGCCGGTTGGTGAAGGGGATAGCCCGCTGACACCGCCGGACCGTTTCCACCTGATTCGCCGGGCCCGTAAACGTTCAAGAGATATGACAGCTTAAGGGAGGCAACCGCTGAATGGAACGAGTGGATGGCAGAACACCGGGCCAGATTCGCCCGGTTAAAATAACTGCTAATTACAATAAATATGCGGAAGGATCGGTTTTAATTGAAATAGGAGATACCCGGGTCATTTGTACCGCTACGGTGGAGGACCGGGTTCCTCCCTTTCTAAAGGGCCTTGGTAAAGGCTGGGTCACTGCTGAATACTCTATGATCCCCAGGGCTACCGGCACCCGCACCACCCGGGAAGCCGCCAAGGGCAAACTGAGTGGCCGAACTATGGAAATCCAGCGGCTAATCGGCCGGGCGCTGCGTTCGGTGGTAGATCTGGAAGCCCTGGGTGAACGGATGGTGACAATGGACTGCGATGTCATTCAGGCCGATGGCGGCACCCGTACCTCATCTATCACCGGGGCCTATGTGGCCATGATTTTGGCCTTGAACAAACTGGTGGAACAGGGTATGCTGGAGAAAATACCCGTAAACGACTTCATTGCTGCCACCAGTGTAGGCATTGTCAACGGAACTCCGGTATTAGATCTTTGTTACGCCGAGGATTCCGCGGCGGAAGTGGATATGAATGTGGTACTCACCGGGACCGGTCGGTTTGTGGAAATCCAGGGTACCGGGGAAGAAGCTACCTTTTCCCGGGATGAGATGAACCAACTGCTGGATTTAGCTGCCGCCGGGATTAAGGAATTGATTAAAGTACAGCAACAGGTATTGGGCCCGGAAATAACCGCAAAAATAGGGCAGGTGCGACAGTGAA from Desulfotomaculum nigrificans DSM 574 harbors:
- a CDS encoding methylaspartate mutase subunit E, with the protein product MQLANKKLDWDQFLQIRQEVINSWPTGQEVDLADGVAYQAQLPAKLRFAEKLEQAKQEGITLAQPRAGVALVHEHIELLRYLVDEGGADLLPTTIDSYTRQNRYNEAQAGIEESRAVGRSMLNGFPAVNHGLAACRQVVEAMSVPVQVRHGTPDARLLAEITLAGGFTAYEGGGISYNIPYAKDVPLERSIRDWQYVDRLVGYYEEQGISINREPFGPLTGTLVPPSISHSVAIVEALLAAEQGVRSITVGYGQCGNLIQDVAAIRSLEELAEEYLNRFGYQDVVLTTVFHQWMGGFPQDESKAFGVISWGAATAALAKATKVIVKTPHEAMGVPTKEANAAGIRATKQVLNMLKDQTMPETKELAAEVELIKAETRSILDRLLEFGEGDVAVGTVRAFQAGIIDVPFAPSRYNAGKILPARDYRGAVRLLDFGNLPFSEEIKDVHREKIGQRGKLEGRDPSFQMVIDDIYAIGKGMLVGKPR
- a CDS encoding 2-hydroxyacyl-CoA dehydratase family protein, which encodes MQKVGMTTTIPVEVVYAAGCIPVDLNNIFITHEDPRGLVEEAETAGYPRNLCAWIKGLYSTTLQNKDIKTIVAVTQGDCSNTHALMETLEMAGIRVIPFAFPFDRDYDLLKLQIEKLMDALGTTWDEVYRVKARLDQIRAKVQELDRLTWQGDRVKGWDNHLFQVSCSDFDGNPDAFEQRIDAYLAELPQKEPIKADLRIAYIGVPPIVDDLYDYLEERGARVVFNEVQRQFVMPFGIDDLVEQYRTYSYPYGIFYRLEDISREVEKRQVDGIIHYAQSFCYRQIEDMIVRQKLRKYPILTLEGDKPSKLDARTRMRLDAFVEMLR
- a CDS encoding L,D-transpeptidase family protein yields the protein MIRCRQILLIFILSCLIILLLGVNPAGATVQTCPFNDDTDRTLKLASPLMQGEDVKNLQLELQVLGYYQGPINGIYDFLTQKAVQQFQADHRLKADGVVDEPTWYQMARQIELPVTKSETLPPPTGQIALIIDTTKRKLTVMADGKPYKQFNIACGAPETPSPVGSWQVAHKAINWGDGFGTRWLGLNVPWGIYGIHGTNKPFSIGTYASHGCIRMHNSSVEELYPWVPKGTPVYIVGSPFGVPGQDHKILVQGDRGADVYEVQRTLKRLGYYKAEVDGIFGYQMEQAVKKFRKANGLPMDNQVNEVMYQALGL
- the glmL gene encoding methylaspartate mutase accessory protein GlmL, which encodes MELALLIDFGSTYTKVTAVDVEAAEIIATARGITTVDTNIVDGLEQALGQMKTHFPLGLPEFQHRLACSSAAGGLRMVAIGLVQELTVEAARQAALGAGARVLGVYAHQLSKAEVAEIDATCPDIILLAGGTDGGNRDVILHNARMLAGAKCGETVIVAGNKSAAEEVRDILVQAGKDVRVTENVLPELNKLNVDPARQTIRETFLEKIVEAKGLSKAESYIQGVLMPTPMAVLNAARLLAQGTDEEKGWGDLMLVDIGGATTDVHSIGDGFPTKSGVTFKGLPEPYAKRTVEGDLGMRVSALSLLESVGAHKLAALTGLSQQDVTDYCHYVHDNVEALPTGEDQWKIETAMARMATELAVERHVGSLENIWTPMGAAYVQHGKDLTQVPYIIGTGGVIVNHPRPGDILAGALFKPEQPTVLRPQRPKMMLDKEYILAAVGLLAEVRPTAALRLVKKYLVEINEE
- a CDS encoding methylaspartate ammonia-lyase, whose translation is MKITGAAVSPGLTGFYFDDQKAIKMGREHDGFAYLGQPATPGFSSVRQRGESISVMLILENGSVAYGDCAAVQYSGAGGRDPLFLAADFIPVLEKEVLPRLVGRDITGFRQLAEEFDHLKHPDGSRFHTALRYGITQALLDAAARAAGCTMAEVVAKEYNCTLVDRQVPIFCQTGDDRYTNADKIIIKRADVLPHGLINNVEEKLGRRGEKLLEYVSWLKDRAIRLGGENYRPVLHIDVYGTIGQAFDDHTDRMADYLAQIEHAAYPFHIRIEGPMDRGSKPAQIEALAELRQTLKRRGIKVEIVADEWCNTLEDIREFVDAGAGDMVQIKTPDLGGINNTIEAILYAKERGIGAYLGGTCNETDRSAQVCVHIGIATQPDQMLAKPGMGVDEGLMIVYNEMNRTLALLRARGVV
- a CDS encoding CAP domain-containing protein, translating into MRILAKLFGGLVVSAFALMLALTLPGTGPAEAYTSYNYTSYRNYTSYQPSTTYNYYRYNYNPTSYSNYTNYTKYNNYSNYTNYQKPNYSTPSQPNSTPSQPSTQTTGNVNTADEQAMLNLINKERVANGLQPLTADAKLTEVARLKAKDMIANNYFGHTSPTYGSPFDMMKANGITYTYAGENLAGAPDVNTAHTNLMNSPSHKANILKPEYTKVGIGVVEGGPYGKMFVQEFIG
- the glmS gene encoding methylaspartate mutase subunit S codes for the protein MVEEKKQLTLVLGVIGADVHAVGNRILEYAFTEAGFKVVNIGVMASQEEFINAAVETNADAILVSSLYGHGEIDCRGLREKAIEAGIGDIKMYVGGNLVVGKQDWDDVKQRFLKMGFDRAYPPGTMPQEAIDDILEDFGLKQKC